Proteins found in one Chlamydia pneumoniae TW-183 genomic segment:
- a CDS encoding polymorphic outer membrane protein middle domain-containing protein has product MTILRNFLTCSALFLALPAAAQVVYLHESDGYNGAINNKSLEPKITCYPEGTSYIFLDDVRISNVKHDQEDAGVFINRSGNLFFMGNRCNFTFHNLMTEGFGAAISNRVGDTTLTLSNFSYLAFTSAPLLPQGQGAIYSLGSVMIENSEEVTFCGNYSSWSGAAIYTPYLLGSKASRPSVNLSGNRYLVFRDNVSQGYGGAISTHNLTLTTRGPSCFENNHAYHDVNSNGGAIAIAPGGSISISVKSGDLIFKGNTASQDGNTIHNSIHLQSGAQFKNLRAVSESGVYFYDPISHSESHKITDLVINAPEGKETYEGTISFSGLCLDDHEVCAENLTSTILQDVTLAGGTLSLSDGVTLQLHSFKQEASSTLTMSPGTTLLCSGDARVQNLHILIEDTDNFVPVRIRAEDKDALVSLEKLKVAFEAYWSVYDFPQFKEAFTIPLLELLGPSFDSLLLGETTLERTQVTTENDAVRGFWSLSWEEYPPSLDKDRRITPTKKTVFLTWNPEITSTP; this is encoded by the coding sequence ATGACCATACTTCGAAATTTTCTTACCTGCTCGGCTTTATTCCTCGCTCTCCCTGCAGCAGCACAAGTTGTATATCTTCATGAAAGTGATGGTTATAACGGTGCTATCAATAATAAAAGCTTAGAACCTAAAATTACCTGTTATCCAGAAGGAACTTCTTACATCTTTCTAGATGACGTGAGGATTTCCAACGTTAAGCATGATCAAGAAGATGCTGGGGTTTTTATAAATCGATCTGGGAATCTTTTTTTCATGGGCAACCGTTGCAACTTCACTTTTCACAACCTTATGACCGAGGGTTTTGGCGCTGCCATTTCGAACCGCGTTGGAGACACCACTCTCACTCTCTCTAATTTTTCTTACTTAGCGTTCACCTCAGCACCTCTACTACCTCAAGGACAAGGAGCGATTTATAGTCTTGGTTCCGTGATGATCGAAAATAGTGAGGAAGTGACTTTCTGTGGGAACTACTCTTCGTGGAGTGGAGCTGCGATTTATACTCCCTACCTTTTAGGTTCTAAGGCGAGTCGTCCTTCAGTAAATCTCAGCGGGAACCGCTACCTGGTGTTTAGAGACAATGTGAGCCAAGGTTATGGCGGCGCCATATCTACCCACAATCTCACACTCACGACTCGAGGACCTTCGTGTTTTGAAAATAATCATGCTTATCATGACGTGAATAGTAATGGAGGAGCCATTGCCATTGCTCCTGGAGGATCGATCTCTATATCCGTGAAAAGCGGAGATCTCATCTTCAAAGGAAATACAGCATCACAAGACGGAAATACAATACACAACTCCATCCATCTGCAATCTGGAGCACAGTTTAAGAACCTACGTGCTGTTTCAGAATCCGGAGTTTATTTCTATGATCCTATAAGCCATAGCGAGTCGCATAAAATTACAGATCTTGTAATCAATGCTCCTGAAGGAAAGGAAACTTATGAAGGAACAATTAGCTTCTCAGGACTATGCCTGGATGATCATGAAGTTTGTGCGGAAAATCTTACTTCCACAATCCTACAAGATGTCACATTAGCAGGAGGAACTCTCTCTCTATCGGATGGGGTTACCTTGCAACTGCATTCTTTTAAGCAGGAAGCAAGCTCTACGCTTACTATGTCTCCAGGAACCACTCTGCTCTGCTCAGGAGATGCTCGGGTTCAGAATCTGCACATCCTGATTGAAGATACCGACAACTTTGTTCCTGTAAGGATTCGCGCCGAGGACAAGGATGCTCTTGTCTCATTAGAAAAACTTAAAGTTGCCTTTGAGGCTTATTGGTCCGTCTATGACTTTCCTCAATTTAAGGAAGCCTTTACGATTCCTCTTCTTGAACTTCTAGGGCCTTCTTTTGACAGTCTTCTCCTAGGGGAGACCACTTTGGAGAGAACCCAAGTCACAACAGAGAATGACGCCGTTCGAGGTTTCTGGTCCCTAAGCTGGGAAGAGTACCCCCCTTCTCTGGATAAAGACAGAAGGATCACACCAACTAAGAAAACTGTTTTCCTCACTTGGAATCCTGAGATCACTTCTACGCCATAA